A window from Rhizosphaericola mali encodes these proteins:
- the miaA gene encoding tRNA (adenosine(37)-N6)-dimethylallyltransferase MiaA, translating to MHKSKTLIVIAGPTASGKTALAVQLAQHWQTEILSADSRQCYKELGIAVAKPSLEEMAGIPHYFIDSHFIREDVNAGTFENYGLNTLNNIFSKNDIAIMVGGTGLYIKSLCEGIDEMPNIPIEVREEITQQFQVNGLSWLQTEVAEKDPLFWDNSKEKDNPQRLMRALEFVNFTGESIQNFKTDSKIERPFNIVRFAIDWDRPSLYDRINFRVDQMLEKGLVEEAKNLFPYRHLNALNTVGYKELFDHFDGNISLDQAIEQIKINTRHYAKRQITWFKKDTSIEWISATDLDTIIDKVENR from the coding sequence TTGCATAAAAGTAAAACATTAATTGTAATTGCAGGACCGACAGCTTCTGGTAAGACTGCTTTGGCGGTACAGCTTGCGCAACATTGGCAAACGGAAATATTATCTGCGGACTCAAGACAATGTTATAAGGAATTGGGGATTGCTGTTGCCAAACCATCTTTGGAGGAAATGGCGGGCATTCCACATTATTTTATTGATTCGCATTTTATCCGAGAAGATGTAAATGCAGGTACATTTGAGAATTATGGTTTGAATACACTGAACAACATTTTTTCCAAAAATGATATAGCTATCATGGTTGGCGGTACGGGATTGTATATCAAGTCTTTATGCGAAGGAATTGATGAAATGCCGAATATTCCAATAGAAGTTCGCGAGGAAATTACGCAACAATTTCAAGTAAATGGCTTGTCTTGGTTACAAACTGAAGTTGCAGAAAAAGATCCCCTTTTTTGGGATAATTCTAAGGAAAAAGATAATCCGCAAAGATTGATGCGCGCTTTGGAATTTGTCAATTTCACGGGGGAATCCATCCAAAATTTTAAAACAGATTCCAAAATCGAACGACCATTCAACATTGTCAGATTTGCTATTGACTGGGATCGTCCGTCTTTATATGATCGTATTAATTTTCGGGTAGATCAAATGTTAGAAAAAGGTTTGGTCGAAGAAGCTAAAAATCTTTTTCCCTACAGACATCTAAATGCCTTAAATACAGTTGGTTATAAAGAATTATTTGATCATTTTGATGGAAATATAAGTTTGGATCAAGCTATCGAGCAAATAAAAATTAACACAAGACATTATGCCAAAAGGCAAATAACGTGGTTCAAAAAAGATACGTCCATCGAATGGATTTCTGCAACAGATTTGGATACAATTATTGATAAAGTCGAAAATCGATAA
- a CDS encoding sigma-54-dependent transcriptional regulator produces the protein MAANILIVDDERAIRKTLSEILSYEGYKITEAENGEEGWEIFKSSKIIDLVLCDIKMPKMDGLEFLQKATELNPDIPIIMISGHGNIETAVDAVKKGAYDYISKPPDLNRMLITIRNAMEKNSLKAETKTLKKKIAKSFEIVGDSEGIQAIKDTIAKVAPTDARVLITGENGSGKELVARNLYALSNRTSAPLIEVNCAAIPSELIESELFGHEKGSFTSAVKQRIGKFEQANGGTLFLDEIGDMSLTAQAKVLRALQEGKITRVGGEKEISVDVRVIAATNKDLLKEVEEKNFRLDLYHRLSVILIKVPTLNDRKSDIPVLADRFLQTIADEYKQKPKKIEPKAMEALQTHNWTGNIRELRNVIERLIILSGSAITYNDVKSYVIP, from the coding sequence ATGGCGGCGAATATTTTAATAGTAGATGACGAGCGTGCAATACGCAAAACACTAAGTGAAATTTTATCTTATGAAGGATATAAAATCACTGAGGCTGAAAATGGAGAAGAAGGTTGGGAAATATTTAAATCTAGTAAAATTATTGATCTCGTTCTATGTGATATCAAAATGCCCAAAATGGATGGATTGGAATTTCTACAAAAAGCAACGGAATTGAATCCTGACATTCCTATAATCATGATTAGTGGCCATGGCAACATAGAAACTGCTGTTGATGCAGTAAAAAAGGGCGCTTACGATTATATATCCAAACCGCCAGATCTTAATAGAATGTTGATTACCATTCGTAATGCCATGGAAAAAAATTCCCTAAAGGCAGAAACGAAAACGCTTAAGAAAAAAATAGCTAAATCCTTTGAAATCGTAGGTGATTCTGAAGGTATTCAAGCCATAAAAGATACGATTGCCAAAGTTGCCCCCACCGACGCACGCGTTTTAATTACCGGCGAAAATGGTTCGGGTAAAGAATTGGTTGCGCGTAATTTATATGCGTTAAGCAATCGCACATCGGCACCTTTAATCGAGGTGAATTGTGCGGCAATTCCTTCCGAATTGATTGAAAGTGAACTTTTTGGACATGAGAAAGGATCCTTCACTTCCGCAGTAAAACAACGTATTGGAAAATTTGAACAAGCCAATGGAGGCACTTTGTTTTTGGATGAAATTGGCGATATGAGTTTAACTGCTCAAGCAAAAGTTTTGCGTGCGCTTCAAGAAGGAAAAATCACACGTGTTGGTGGAGAAAAAGAAATTTCCGTGGATGTAAGAGTCATCGCTGCAACCAATAAAGATCTTTTGAAAGAAGTTGAAGAGAAAAATTTCCGTTTGGATTTATATCATCGCCTAAGTGTGATTTTGATTAAGGTTCCAACTTTGAATGATAGAAAATCTGATATTCCAGTTCTGGCGGATAGATTTTTGCAAACAATTGCAGATGAATACAAGCAAAAACCGAAAAAAATCGAACCTAAAGCGATGGAAGCATTGCAGACACATAATTGGACAGGAAATATTCGCGAATTAAGAAATGTCATCGAAAGATTAATTATTCTTTCCGGTAGCGCTATCACTTATAACGACGTAAAATCTTACGTAATTCCATAA
- a CDS encoding aconitate hydratase, which yields MAFDIEMIKKVYENIPAKVDAAREKVGRPLTLSEKILFAHLHEDQPLENFGRAKDYVNFSPDRVAMQDATAQMALLQFMQAGRPKVAVPSTVHCDHLIQARDGAEEDLPRAKSESKEVFDFLASVSNKYGIGFWKPGAGIIHQVVLENYAFPGGMMIGTDSHTVNAGGLGMVAIGVGGADACDVMAGLPWELKWPKLIGVHLKGKLNGWTAPKDIILKVSGILTVKGGTGAIVEYFGEGAESLSCTGKGTICNMGAEIGATNSNFPYDEAMERYLRATDRNDVADAANNVKNYLKADPEVYADPEKYFDQIVEIDLDKLEPYLNGPFTPDLATPISEMKTTAEKNGWPLKVEWGLIGSCTNSSYEDLSRAASIAEQAVTKGLKTNADFGINPGSEQVRFTADRDGLLHIFEELDAKIFTNACGPCIGMWARVGAEKQEKNTIVHSFNRNFAKRADGNPNTYAFVASPEIVAALAIAGDLGFNPLTDTLTNNKGEQVKFDAPKGDELPTKGFAVDDPGYQAPAADGSGVSVVVAPDSNRLQLLEPFAPWEGTDLKGLKLLIKAKGKCTTDHISMAGPWLKFRGHLDNISNNMLIGAVNAFNGQTDSVKNELTGEYDHVPATQRAYKAAGIGSIVVGDENYGEGSSREHAAMEPRHLGVRAVLVKSFARIHETNLKKQGMLGLTFADKADYDKIQEDDIVDILGLTEFAPNKPLTIVLHHKDGSTDTFSVNHTYNAQQIEWFKAGGALNIIRKMHAN from the coding sequence ATGGCTTTTGATATTGAGATGATTAAAAAGGTATATGAAAATATACCAGCAAAAGTAGATGCAGCCAGAGAAAAAGTAGGTCGTCCATTGACCTTATCTGAAAAAATTCTATTCGCTCACCTACACGAAGACCAACCTTTAGAAAACTTTGGTCGTGCAAAAGATTATGTAAACTTTTCTCCAGACCGCGTAGCTATGCAAGATGCAACTGCCCAAATGGCGTTGTTGCAATTTATGCAAGCCGGACGTCCTAAGGTTGCAGTTCCTTCAACGGTGCATTGTGATCACTTGATTCAAGCTAGAGATGGTGCAGAAGAAGATTTGCCACGTGCAAAATCCGAAAGTAAAGAAGTATTTGACTTCTTAGCCTCAGTTTCTAACAAATATGGTATCGGATTCTGGAAACCCGGCGCAGGTATTATCCACCAAGTAGTTTTGGAAAATTATGCATTTCCAGGCGGTATGATGATTGGAACCGATTCACACACAGTTAATGCTGGTGGTTTGGGTATGGTTGCTATCGGAGTTGGTGGTGCTGACGCTTGTGATGTTATGGCAGGTTTACCTTGGGAATTGAAATGGCCAAAATTGATTGGTGTTCATTTAAAAGGTAAATTAAATGGATGGACAGCGCCAAAAGATATTATCCTAAAAGTATCAGGTATCTTAACTGTTAAAGGAGGTACAGGTGCCATTGTAGAATATTTTGGTGAGGGTGCGGAATCATTGTCTTGTACTGGTAAAGGTACTATTTGTAATATGGGTGCGGAAATTGGTGCAACCAATTCTAATTTCCCATATGATGAAGCAATGGAACGTTACTTGAGAGCTACAGACAGAAATGATGTTGCTGACGCTGCCAATAATGTAAAAAACTATTTGAAAGCAGATCCTGAAGTATATGCTGATCCTGAAAAATATTTTGATCAAATCGTTGAAATAGATTTAGACAAATTAGAACCTTATTTGAACGGACCTTTCACTCCAGATTTGGCAACACCAATTTCTGAAATGAAAACCACAGCTGAAAAAAATGGTTGGCCTTTGAAAGTTGAATGGGGCTTGATTGGTTCTTGTACCAATTCATCTTACGAAGACTTAAGCCGTGCTGCATCTATTGCTGAACAAGCGGTTACGAAAGGTTTAAAAACAAATGCTGATTTTGGTATCAATCCAGGATCTGAACAAGTTCGTTTCACTGCAGACAGAGATGGTTTATTGCACATTTTCGAAGAATTAGATGCAAAAATCTTCACCAATGCATGTGGACCTTGTATCGGTATGTGGGCTCGTGTAGGTGCAGAAAAACAAGAAAAAAATACGATCGTTCACTCTTTCAATAGAAACTTTGCAAAACGTGCAGATGGTAATCCAAATACCTACGCTTTCGTTGCGTCTCCAGAAATCGTAGCTGCTCTTGCAATTGCTGGTGATTTGGGATTCAATCCTTTGACAGATACTTTAACCAATAATAAAGGCGAACAAGTGAAATTCGACGCCCCTAAAGGTGACGAATTACCTACAAAAGGGTTTGCGGTAGATGATCCTGGTTATCAAGCTCCTGCAGCGGATGGTAGCGGAGTATCTGTGGTTGTTGCTCCAGATTCTAATCGTTTGCAATTATTAGAACCATTTGCGCCTTGGGAAGGTACAGACTTAAAAGGTTTGAAACTTTTGATCAAAGCAAAAGGTAAATGTACTACTGACCATATTTCCATGGCTGGTCCTTGGTTGAAATTCCGTGGACATTTGGATAATATTTCCAATAATATGTTGATAGGTGCAGTAAATGCATTCAATGGTCAAACTGATTCAGTTAAAAATGAATTAACGGGTGAATATGATCACGTTCCTGCAACGCAAAGAGCTTATAAAGCTGCTGGCATTGGATCCATCGTTGTCGGTGATGAAAATTATGGTGAAGGTTCTTCTCGTGAACACGCAGCTATGGAACCTCGTCATTTAGGCGTACGTGCTGTTTTGGTTAAATCATTTGCTCGTATCCATGAAACAAACTTGAAAAAACAAGGTATGTTGGGATTGACATTTGCAGACAAAGCAGATTATGACAAAATCCAAGAAGATGATATTGTTGATATCTTGGGATTGACAGAATTTGCACCAAACAAACCTTTAACTATTGTATTGCATCACAAAGATGGTTCTACAGATACATTCTCTGTTAATCATACGTATAATGCACAACAAATCGAATGGTTTAAAGCGGGTGGCGCATTAAACATTATCAGAAAAATGCACGCAAATTAA
- a CDS encoding S41 family peptidase has product MMQRKFLGYLLGLCVLIGGLVSCSKKDLSSGTTTGTTTGTTTSSTQLIDSLFLYAKQLYLWYDQLPDSSSFKPLQYANGSGTDSTKATSEIFALTRYAINSSTGKSYEYYDNDGDTSETKYSFIEGKDADQNAGTSVKSYVTLAGWGNDLGFYGPVFITDSIFCFRMFYENGPAYNAGLRRGNCYVYKVNGKGFDYDNSSDLSTLSSALNNSSITMSYYDSLGKTHDITLTQTRYSSNPIFADTVWNVGSKKIGYFAFLNFADPDNVESNLNTLFAKFSSEGVTDLVVDLRYNGGGYVATSQQIANLIAPSSLSGQTMFTENYNALMQAGNATMLKNIVDEDNTSKTYYDYSWKASDYTYKFTGGNLSLNNVCFIVSDGTASASELLMNNLKPHMTVKLIGTTLTASSNLPATTKTYGKPVGFFGIPIGDYDVYLSEFESRNSSNTAVPYDGMVCDVTDWDDFSHDFTNTKEDAVAQAINYITNGSFLTTSTIIGSKSSKSNSNVLTFTNAISSLKEGGVSSNSSSLQSKVQFKALKTFNTKGKLPIHLGMIETKKISK; this is encoded by the coding sequence ATGATGCAAAGAAAATTTTTAGGCTACTTGTTGGGATTATGTGTTCTAATTGGAGGACTTGTTTCATGTAGTAAGAAAGATTTGTCTTCTGGAACTACAACTGGAACTACAACTGGAACTACAACTAGCTCCACTCAGTTAATAGATTCTTTATTTTTATATGCTAAGCAATTATATCTATGGTATGATCAATTACCAGATTCTTCTTCATTTAAACCATTACAATATGCAAATGGCAGTGGAACGGATTCTACAAAGGCAACGTCTGAGATTTTTGCTTTGACACGATATGCCATAAATTCTTCTACAGGAAAGTCTTATGAATATTATGATAATGATGGGGATACTTCAGAAACGAAATATTCTTTTATAGAGGGTAAAGATGCTGATCAAAATGCTGGAACTAGTGTAAAAAGCTATGTGACTTTGGCGGGGTGGGGCAATGATTTAGGCTTTTATGGTCCCGTGTTTATTACGGATTCTATTTTTTGCTTTAGAATGTTTTATGAAAATGGTCCTGCTTATAACGCAGGATTGAGAAGAGGTAATTGTTATGTTTATAAAGTCAATGGAAAAGGATTTGATTATGATAATAGTTCCGATTTGAGCACCTTGTCATCCGCTTTAAATAACAGTTCTATTACTATGAGTTACTATGATTCCCTTGGCAAAACGCATGATATAACATTAACACAAACAAGATATAGTTCTAATCCTATTTTTGCCGATACTGTTTGGAATGTTGGGAGTAAGAAAATTGGATATTTTGCATTTTTAAATTTTGCGGATCCTGATAATGTTGAATCTAATTTGAATACTTTGTTTGCTAAATTTAGCTCTGAAGGAGTTACTGATTTGGTAGTTGATTTGAGATATAATGGCGGTGGATATGTTGCAACTAGCCAACAAATTGCTAATTTAATAGCTCCAAGTTCTCTAAGTGGTCAAACCATGTTTACGGAAAATTACAATGCTTTAATGCAGGCTGGTAATGCTACTATGTTAAAAAATATTGTTGATGAAGATAATACCTCTAAAACATATTATGACTATTCTTGGAAAGCTTCAGATTATACTTACAAGTTCACAGGAGGAAATTTGTCTTTAAATAATGTTTGTTTTATTGTAAGTGATGGTACTGCTTCTGCAAGTGAATTACTAATGAATAATTTGAAACCTCATATGACAGTTAAGTTAATAGGAACAACTTTGACTGCGTCTTCAAATTTACCAGCAACCACGAAAACATATGGTAAACCTGTTGGCTTTTTTGGTATTCCAATTGGAGACTATGATGTATATCTTTCAGAGTTTGAATCCAGAAATTCTTCCAATACAGCAGTACCCTACGATGGTATGGTCTGCGATGTAACTGATTGGGACGATTTTTCACATGATTTTACCAATACAAAAGAAGATGCAGTTGCACAAGCCATTAATTATATTACCAACGGCTCGTTCTTGACAACCTCTACAATTATTGGTTCTAAATCCTCTAAAAGTAATTCTAATGTCTTGACATTTACAAATGCTATATCTTCCTTAAAAGAAGGAGGCGTTTCTTCTAATAGTTCCTCTCTTCAATCTAAGGTTCAATTTAAAGCATTGAAAACTTTTAATACAAAAGGTAAATTGCCAATCCACTTAGGGATGATTGAGACTAAAAAAATAAGTAAATAA
- a CDS encoding LuxE/PaaK family acyltransferase has protein sequence MDNLDIDFLFSGQKISDEIICNIFRFQYSNNEVYQQWCNLLKRTPETIKSVDEIPYLPISFFKSHTIKSGIFEPELTFESSGTTQTTNSHHYIKYASIYEKSFFSAFELFYGSPKDWCILGLLPAYLERSNSSLVKMANDLIVASKHPDSGFYLYDFEKLSETIKKLEATGQKTILLGVTFALLDFAESFPMPLKNTIIMETGGMKGRKKEITRQEVHGYLKQQFQVENIHSEYGMTELLSQAYSHGNGIYVCPPWMKVSLRDESDPLTIKHQGQGILNIMDLANIYSVSFIATDDVGRIYTDGSFDIQGRLDRSDLRGCSLLTISE, from the coding sequence GTGGACAATTTGGATATAGATTTTTTATTTTCGGGACAAAAAATTTCAGATGAAATAATATGCAACATTTTTAGATTTCAATATTCCAATAATGAAGTCTACCAACAATGGTGTAATCTTTTGAAAAGAACCCCAGAAACCATAAAATCAGTTGACGAAATTCCTTATTTACCTATATCTTTTTTCAAAAGTCATACGATTAAATCAGGAATTTTCGAACCTGAATTAACTTTCGAAAGTAGTGGAACAACGCAAACTACAAATAGTCATCACTATATTAAGTATGCATCTATTTATGAAAAAAGTTTCTTTTCTGCTTTTGAATTATTTTATGGTTCCCCCAAAGATTGGTGCATACTTGGCTTATTGCCTGCATATTTAGAAAGAAGTAATAGTTCGCTTGTCAAAATGGCGAATGACCTAATTGTCGCATCCAAACATCCAGATAGTGGATTTTATTTGTACGATTTTGAAAAATTGTCGGAAACTATAAAAAAACTTGAAGCGACAGGACAAAAAACCATTCTATTAGGTGTCACTTTTGCATTATTGGATTTTGCAGAATCGTTTCCGATGCCTTTAAAGAACACGATTATCATGGAAACAGGTGGAATGAAAGGTCGTAAGAAAGAAATCACGCGTCAAGAAGTGCACGGATATTTAAAACAACAATTTCAAGTGGAAAATATTCATTCGGAATATGGCATGACTGAACTATTAAGTCAAGCTTATTCCCATGGAAATGGAATATATGTATGTCCACCTTGGATGAAAGTGAGTTTGCGTGACGAGTCCGATCCACTAACTATAAAACATCAAGGGCAAGGAATTTTAAATATTATGGATTTGGCCAATATTTACAGCGTTTCATTTATAGCGACAGACGATGTAGGAAGAATTTACACTGATGGTTCTTTTGATATACAAGGTCGTCTTGATAGAAGTGATTTAAGAGGTTGTAGTTTACTTACTATAAGTGAGTAA